The DNA region TTCCCGGACGGAGGTACACACGAGCGACCGAGGTTTTGCGACGACCAACAGCAATATATTGCACAGGGCTTGCCATACGTTTGATTATCTATGTATTACAACGTGATTACTTCGGGTTGTTGCGCTTGATGTTCGTGCTCCGGCCCGATGACCACTTTGAGCTTACCGAACATTTTACGGCCGAGGCTATTCTTGGGTAACATTCCTTTAACGGCATGTTCCAAAATTTGCTGTGGCTTCTTGACTCGTGCTTCGGCGGGCGTGCGATGCCGCAACCCACCGGGATAACCAGTATAACGCAGGTATTGTTTTACGTTTTCTTTCTTGCCCGTAAAACGAACTTTGTCTGCGTTGATGACGATTACGAAATCGCCGGTATCTACGTGGGGCGTGTAGGAGGGCTTGTGCTTTCCGCGCAGGATGGCGGCAATTTTTGAAGCAACACGGCCCACAACCTGATTCTCGGCATCTACAACGTACCACTTGCGCTGTACATTTTCCGTTTTTTCCGAGAACGTCTTGAAGCTATTGGCGTCCATGACTTTTGTAAACAGTTGAGACGAGCTTTCAACTCGTGCGTTCTATAAAACAGTATATCTTATTTCCTTAAATAGCTTCATAAGCTAAGGACTTTATTTATACAATCCCACAAACGTCCACATTCTTTACGTATTCTTTTATTTTATAGCCTGTTCAAAGATCTTTTTTCTTTAAACAGCCGTCGCTTCCATCAAATGAGGCAACGCATTCTCATATGCATGTCGTAGTTCATCGGAATAAAGATCGAACATTTCCGCACCATTCACCAATAGACGGAACGAATTCCCGGTTACAGTCCCGATTCGGGTGGCCTGTGCACCGCTGGTTTTTGCGGTTTTTCGAATCTCTTGCACATATTTGGCAGGAACAGCAACCACCACGCGGCTTTGTGCTTCACCAAAAAGCAAGGCGTCCAGACGGATATGATCGGTGTTTTCGAGCTGAATATCGGCGCCATAATGCTCAGAAAAAATGACCATCTCTGCCACACATACGGCCAATCCGCCATCCGAGACATCATGTGCGCTATGCACCAATCCCTTATGAATCATTTGTAACACCGCATCTTGGACTGCTTTTTCCTCTTTTAGCTCAAAATGAGGTGCATCCCCCAGGGTTTTTTGGTGCACCCAAGCCAAATACTCCGAACCATCAATATTATCGCGGTGTATCCAATGTGCAGGCGACACCAACATTAGCACGTCTCCAGCATGTTTGAGGGTTGGGGTTGTGGTTTGGGTATGTACGTCTTCAATCAGCCCCAGCATCCCTATTGTGGGGGTTGGAAAAACGGCACTATCCGGATTTTCGTTATAAAAGGAGACATTCCCCCCTGTAACGGGAGTATTTAAAGCCCGGCAAGCATCGCCCATTCCACCGACGGACTCCTTAAAAACCCAATAGACTTCTGGCTTATAGGGATTGCCATAATTCAGACAATTTGTAATGGCAAGCGGTTTTCCACCAGTACACACCACATTTCGGGCGGCTTCAGCGACAGCCATTTGGCCACCTTTTCGGGGATTGAGATATACATAACGGCCATTACAATCGGTTTTGAGAACCAAGGCTTTTTTTGTTCCTTTTATGCGAACCACTGCGGCATCGCTTGGCCCCGGGCCAACAACCGTATTGGTCCGTACTTGGTGGTCATATTGTTGCCAAACCCATCGCTTGGAGGCGATATTGGGCGCGGAGAGCATGTTCAGTAACAGTGATTCACTTTCATCCGATTGAATATCTGGGAGGTCTTGGCTGTTAAAAGCCAAGGTTTGCGCCAAATAAGCTGGTTTTTGGGTTTCGCGGTCGTATTGTGGCGCTCCTCCGCCGAGCGAAAGATGGTCTGGCGGGACATCGGCCACCAATTCTCCCTGCCAATAGATTTTCACACGCGGATCGTCGGTGACTTGTCCGATATGGGCCACATGGAGGTCCCACTTTTGGAAGAGGGCTTCCACCTCGGCCTCTCTTCCTTGTTGTACGACCAGGAGCATACGTTCTTGGCTTTCCGAAAGCATAATTTCGTAAGGGGTCATACCTGACTCTCGAACAGGAACTTTTTCTAAATGCAAAGTCATACCGGATGCCCCTTTGGCGCTCATTTCGCAACTTGAACACGTGATTCCAGCTGCCCCCATGTCTTGAATTCCCACCAATGCACCACTTTTGATGGCCTCTAAGGTGGCTTCAAGCAATAACTTCTCGGTGAACGGATCGCCTACTTGCACACTGGGCCGTTTGGCTTCGCTGGCTTCACTGATTTCTTCTGAGGCAAAGGTTGCACCATGTATGCCATCTCTTCCGGTAGATGCCCCGACAATATAGACTGGATTTCCTTCTCCTTTGGCAATTGCAGAGGCCGTTTCTCCTACTTTTACCACGCCTACACTCATCGCATTGACCAAAGGGTTGCCTTCGTAGGCTGGATCAAAATATATTTCACCTGCAACCGTAGGTACACCAAAGGCATTGCCATAGCCCGCAATACCGCGCACCACACCATTTAGTAACCAACGAACTTTGGCCTTACGGGGGTCTCCAAAGCGAAGTGAATTAAGCGACGCAAGAGGGCGTGCGCCCATTGTAAAAATATCGCGTTGAATCCCGCCTACCCCTGTTGCAGCCCCTTGATACGGCTCCACCGCAGAAGGGTGGTTATGCGACTCAATTTTGAAAGCCACCGCAAGCCCATCGCCCACATCTACCAATCCAGCATTTTCCTCACCCGCACCCACCAGCAAGGCTTCTCCGTTGCGGGGAAGGGTTTTCAGCACTTTAATGGAGTTTTTATACGAACAATGCTCGCTCCACATGACGGAATAAATGCCCAGTTCCACAATGGTGGGAATACGGCCCAATTTTTCCAAAATCCAGCCATATTCGGCTTCGGTAAGGCCATGATCGAGGGCCATTTGAAGGTCAACAGTTTGCATGACGAATGGGGGAATTAACATAGAACCGTGTCAAAATACGCTCCAGTTCATCCACTGCTTGCGAAGTGTGGTTGGATTTTGCATACGAAGGGTTTATTCATGAACGGGCTTACACCTAATTATTCTGTACGACGTTTAGAGCGACGTGTTGGCGGCGTTTTGACGGCCTCCATTGGTATGGATGCGATAGGCTCTTGTGCGGGCAAGGTTTGGGGCTTCAAATCCGTTTGGCTCAGTGCAAGTTGTACATGGTACAGTTCCTCGGCCAATGCAATACAGGCGAGGGTCATCGTTGTCAGATCGGTTTCGGTTGGCAAATTTGCACGTACTTGGGCTAAACGGTCATTGACCATTCCGACAATTTCGTGCATGATCCGTTCGTGATCGTGTTGTACACGAAGAGCGATATCCCGTCCGAGGACTTTAAACACAACCTTCCGTTCGCGCTGATTCATGAGCCATTCACGTCAGGAGGAGGTGGGATTTCGGACTCGGAGGCCACATAAGCATCCAATGCCCCTACAAAAAGTTCGATTCTATCTTTTACGAAAGAAGATTCTTCTTCCAAAAGAGCTGGTAGCGAGAGACGGCTTTGGGGTATTTCATTTCCCAAAGTTCGGATTCGTTCAGACAATGTGACGTTTTCTGCACGCAGTTTTTCCATTTCCAGAACGGCCAATTGCAGATTGATCCGCAGTTGTTCGAGGCTTGCTGTACTTTGCAGAACCGCAGGTGCAGTCGAGGAAGGCAATAACGTCGGTTTTTGCGTGGGGGATGAGGCCTCTGGATTTTCGGAAACAGCAATCGTGCGTTCCTTGTCTCGGTCTCGGTTACGGTTGCGGTCGTTAGGCCGATGGCGATGATGATGTGGTCGGTTCTGGGCCATTGAATAATTGGCTGATGAAAGAAATTTGACAATAAAAACAATAATATAAGCCTTCGTTTAGGGATTAACCAAGCTCACTATCTTTCATGGGTTTAGGTACGCAGAACCGCCTGATGACGATCTGCCAGTTGTTTAACAATACGAGCAACCAGGGTTTCCACTTCTTTATCCACCAACGTCCGGTCGGGAGCACCAAGACGCAGGGAAAATGCGATGCTTTTGGTATCTGGTGCAATTTTATCGCCCTCATAGAGGTCAAACACACGGACTTCTTGAAGGAGCTTTCCACCCGTTCGGCGGATGGTTTCGAGTAATGCGCCGGCTGCTTCGTTTTTGGAGACCGTAACGGCCAAATCGCGCTCCACAATCGGGTAGCGGCTAATTTCCTGATATGCGCGTCTGTTTTTTATCCCAATTAATTTGGATAAGGCTGTCCAATTCAAGGAGGCGAAAAAGACTTCTTGCTTAACATCGAAATGTTTGGCCGTTTCATCGGCAAGGCGAGCCACAACCCCCAGTACTTGATGCCCGGATTGGATTTTTATTTGGTATGATGTTAGTGCAGAGGGTTCATTTTCCGGAACAAACTGAACCTGCTGTACTAAGCCATAACGCCGGATGAGCGACTCGGCAACACCTTTAACGTCAAAAATGGTCACTTTTTCTTCACGCACATTCCATCCGGCTGCATTCACTGTGCCCGTCATAATAAATAAAGCCTCTTCATATTCATCGTAGCCTTTTACGGGTACACGTGGGCTTTCTGAACGACGATATACGGCACTAACCTCCATCAGGCGAAGGCTTTTGCGCCCGTGATTTAGGTTATGCACCACTACAGGAAGTGCAGAGAGCAGCAAGTTAGGCCGGAGGGCGCCCATCTCGCTCGAAATAGGATTTAGGGTTTCCACGATCCCCGTTTCCTCGGCAAAAAACTGGGCCCATTCCGCTTTCACCATGCTATTGGTGTACATTTCCCGGAAAC from Bacteroidetes Order II. bacterium includes:
- the rplM gene encoding 50S ribosomal protein L13, whose translation is MDANSFKTFSEKTENVQRKWYVVDAENQVVGRVASKIAAILRGKHKPSYTPHVDTGDFVIVINADKVRFTGKKENVKQYLRYTGYPGGLRHRTPAEARVKKPQQILEHAVKGMLPKNSLGRKMFGKLKVVIGPEHEHQAQQPEVITL
- a CDS encoding cell division protein ZapA, whose translation is MNQRERKVVFKVLGRDIALRVQHDHERIMHEIVGMVNDRLAQVRANLPTETDLTTMTLACIALAEELYHVQLALSQTDLKPQTLPAQEPIASIPMEAVKTPPTRRSKRRTE
- the purL gene encoding phosphoribosylformylglycinamidine synthase subunit PurL, whose amino-acid sequence is MLIPPFVMQTVDLQMALDHGLTEAEYGWILEKLGRIPTIVELGIYSVMWSEHCSYKNSIKVLKTLPRNGEALLVGAGEENAGLVDVGDGLAVAFKIESHNHPSAVEPYQGAATGVGGIQRDIFTMGARPLASLNSLRFGDPRKAKVRWLLNGVVRGIAGYGNAFGVPTVAGEIYFDPAYEGNPLVNAMSVGVVKVGETASAIAKGEGNPVYIVGASTGRDGIHGATFASEEISEASEAKRPSVQVGDPFTEKLLLEATLEAIKSGALVGIQDMGAAGITCSSCEMSAKGASGMTLHLEKVPVRESGMTPYEIMLSESQERMLLVVQQGREAEVEALFQKWDLHVAHIGQVTDDPRVKIYWQGELVADVPPDHLSLGGGAPQYDRETQKPAYLAQTLAFNSQDLPDIQSDESESLLLNMLSAPNIASKRWVWQQYDHQVRTNTVVGPGPSDAAVVRIKGTKKALVLKTDCNGRYVYLNPRKGGQMAVAEAARNVVCTGGKPLAITNCLNYGNPYKPEVYWVFKESVGGMGDACRALNTPVTGGNVSFYNENPDSAVFPTPTIGMLGLIEDVHTQTTTPTLKHAGDVLMLVSPAHWIHRDNIDGSEYLAWVHQKTLGDAPHFELKEEKAVQDAVLQMIHKGLVHSAHDVSDGGLAVCVAEMVIFSEHYGADIQLENTDHIRLDALLFGEAQSRVVVAVPAKYVQEIRKTAKTSGAQATRIGTVTGNSFRLLVNGAEMFDLYSDELRHAYENALPHLMEATAV